One window of the Saccopteryx bilineata isolate mSacBil1 chromosome 2, mSacBil1_pri_phased_curated, whole genome shotgun sequence genome contains the following:
- the ATP2B4 gene encoding plasma membrane calcium-transporting ATPase 4 isoform X3 translates to MTNPTERALPANSMVEHGEGDFGCSVMELRKLMELRSTEAMNQINAHYGGIINLCGRLKTNPVEGLSGNPADLEKRKQVFGQNLIPPKKPKTFLELVWEALQDVTLIILEIAAIISLVLSFYRPPGEENEQCGISVSSAEDEGEAEAGWIEGAAILFSVIIVVLVTAFNDWSKEKQFRGLQNRIEMEQKFSIIRNGHIIQLPVAEIVVGDIAQIKYGDLLPTDGVLIQGNDLKIDESSLTGESDLVKKSPERDPMLLSGTHVMEGSGRMVVTAVGVNSQTGIIFALLGASEGEEEKKKKGKKQGAPENRNKAKTQDGVALEIQPLNSQEGIDNEEKEKKVAKMPKKEKSVLQGKLTRLAVQIGKAGLIMSSITVLVLILYFVIENFVIHRRPWLADCVPIYVQYFVKFFIIGITVLVVAVPEGLPLAVTISLAYSVKKMMKDNNLVRHLDACETMGNATAICSDKTGTLTMNRMTVVQAYIGDTRYRQLPSPDALVPNVLDLIVNGIALNSAYTSKILPPEKEGGLPRQVGNKTECALLGFVSDLKQNYHAVRHEVPEEKLYKVYTFNSVRKSMSTVIQKPSGGFRMYSKGASEIILRKCNRILDKKGEAVPFKNKDRDEMVRTVIEPMACEGLRTICLAYRDFNDVEPPWDNENEILTELTCIAVVGIEDPVRPEVPEAITKCKQAGITVRMVTGDNINTARAIATKCGILTPGDDFLCLEGKEFNRLIRNEKGEVEQEKLDKIWPKLRVLARSSPTDKHTLVKGIIDSTVGEQRQVVAVTGDGTNDGPALKKADVGFAMGIAGTDVAKEASDIILTDDNFTSIVKAVMWGRNVYDSISKFLQFQLTVNVVAVIVAFTGACITQDSPLKAVQMLWVNLIMDTFASLALATEPPTDSLLMRRPYGRNKPLISRTMMKNILGHAVYQLTVIFLLVFAGEKLFDIDSGRKAPLHSPPSQHYTIVFNTFVLMQLFNEINSRKIHGERNVFSGIFRNIIFCSVVLGTFVSQIFIVEFGGKPFSCTSLTLSQWFWCLFIGIGELLWGQVISTIPTQSLKFLKEAGHGITKEEITKDAEGLDEIDHAEMELRRGQILWFRGLNRIQTQIDVINTFQTGASFKGVIKRPTMGQHLDVKHVPSSSYVAVAPIRSSPTTSVAAAVPSPTLGNQSSQSIP, encoded by the exons GTCTATCTGGGAACCCAGCAGATCTGGAAAAACGTAAACAAGTGTTCGGACAGAACTTAATTCCCCCCAAAAAGCCCAAGACCTTCTTAGAATTAGTTTGGGAAGCACTTCAAGATGTCACACTCATCATCCTGGAGATTGCAGCCATCATCTCCCTCGTTCTGTCCTTCTATCGGCCGCCTGGTGAAGAAAATGAAC AGTGTGGTATATCTGTAAGTAGCGCAGAAGATGAAGGGGAAGCAGAAGCTGGCTGGATTGAGGGGGCAGCCATTCTGTTCTCGGTGATCATCGTGGTGCTAGTGACGGCCTTCAATGATTGGAGCAAAGAGAAGCAGTTCCGAGGGCTGCAGAACCGCATTGAAATGGAACAGAAATTCTCCATCATTCGAAATGGTCACATCATCCAGCTTCCTGTGGCTGAAATCGTGGTGGGTGATATAGCCCAAATCAAATATG GCGACCTGCTGCCTACAGATGGGGTCCTGATCCAGGGGAATGATCTCAAGATTGACGAGAGCTCTCTGACTGGGGAATCGGACCTTGTCAAGAAGTCCCCGGAAAGAGACCCCATGTTACTCTCAG GAACCCATGTCATGGAAGGTTCTGGCCGGATGGTAGTGACTGCTGTGGGTGTCAATTCCCAGACTGGGATCATCTTTGCCCTCTTGGGGGCCagtgagggagaagaagagaaaaagaagaaag GTAAAAAACAAGGAGCCCCCGAAAATCGCAACAAAG CAAAGACTCAGGATGGAGTGGCCCTGGAAATCCAGCCACTCAACAGCCAGGAGGGGATCGACaatgaggaaaaggagaaaaaggtggCCAAGATGCCCAAGAAGGAGAAGTCAGTGCTGCAGGGCAAACTGACGCGCTTGGCTGTCCAGATCGGGAAAGCTG GTCTGATCATGTCTTCTATCACCGTTCTCGTCCTGATTCTGTACTTTGTGATTGAAAACTTCGTGATACATCGCAGACCGTGGCTAGCCGACTGCGTCCCCATCTACGTCCAGTACTTTGTCAAGTTCTTCATCATTGGTATCACTGTACTGGTGGTGGCTGTGCCAGAGGGGCTTCCACTGGCTGTCACCATTTCACTGGCCTACTCTGTGAAG AAAATGATGAAAGACAATAACCTAGTACGGCACCTGGATGCTTGTGAGACGATGGGCAATGCCACAGCCATCTGCTCTGACAAGACGGGCACACTGACCATGAACCGCATGACTGTTGTGCAAGCTTATATCGGAGATACCCGCTACCGTCAGCTCCCCAGCCCTGATGCCCTTGTGCCCAATGTCCTGGACCTTATTGTCAATGGCATTGCTCTCAACAGTGCCTATACCTCCAAGATCCTG CCtccagagaaggagggaggcctGCCACGGCAGGTGGGCAACAAGACAGAGTGTGCACTGCTGGGCTTTGTCTCAGACCTGAAGCAGAACTACCATGCGGTGCGCCATGAGGTGCCTGAGGAAAAGCTCTACAAGGTGTACACGTTCAACTCAGTACGCAAGTCCATGAGCACGGTCATCCAGAAGCCCAGCGGCGGCTTCCGCATGTACAGCAAGGGCGCCTCTGAGATCATTTTGCGCAA GTGTAATCGAATCCTGGACAAGAAAGGAGAAGCAGTGCCATTCAAGAATAAGGACCGAGATGAGATGGTGCGCACTGTCATTGAGCCGATGGCCTGTGAGGGACTCCGGACTATCTGCTTAGCTTATCGAGATTTCAATGACGTAGAGCCCCCGTGGGACAATGAGAATGAAATCCTCACTGAACTGACCTGTATTGCAGTGGTGGGCATTGAGGACCCTGTGCGCCCAGAG GTACCAGAAGCTATTACCAAATGCAAGCAAGCTGGCATTACTGTCAGAATGGTAACAGGAGACAACATCAATACAGCCCGGGCCATTGCCACCAAATGTGGCATTCTGACACCGGGGGATGACTTCCTATGCTTGGAAGGCAAAGAATTCAACCGACTTATCCGCAATGAGAAGGGCGAG GTAGAGCAAGAGAAGCTGGACAAGATCTGGCCTAAGCTTCGAGTACTGGCACGATCTTCCCCCACAGACAAGCATACATTGGTCAAAG GCATCATTGACAGTACTGTTGGGGAACAGCGGCAGGTGGTGGCTGTCACTGGTGATGGCACAAATGATGGGCCAGCTCTGAAGAAAGCAGATGTTGGTTTTGCCATG GGTATTGCAGGCACAGATGTGGCAAAGGAGGCATCAGACATCATCCTAACAGATGACAACTTTACCAGCATTGTGAAGGCAGTGATGTGGGGACGAAATGTCTATGACAGCATCTCCAAGTTCCTGCAGTTCCAGCTCACTGTCAATGTGGTGGCCGTGATCGTGGCCTTCACCGGCGCCTGCATCACTCAG GATTCCCCATTGAAAGCTGTGCAGATGCTGTGGGTTAATCTAATCATGGACACGTTTGcctcattggccctggccacagAGCCTCCCACAGATTCTCTGTTGATGCGTCGCCCCTATGGCCGAAATAAGCCTCTAATATCACGGACTATGATGAAGAACATCTTGGGCCATGCAGTGTATCAGCTCACAGTCATCTTTTTACTTGTCTTTGCCG gTGAGAAATTATTTGACATTGACAGTGGGAGAAAGGCACCCCTACATTCCCCACCCAGCCAGCACTACACCATTGTGTTCAACACTTTTGTGCTGATGCAGCTCTTCAATGAAATCAATTCACGCAAGATCCATGGAGAGAGGAATGTCTTCTCAGGCATCTTTCGTAATATTATCTTTTGTTCTGTGGTTCTCGGCACATTCGTTAGCCAG ATTTTCATCGTGGAATTTGGGGGTAAACCTTTCAGCTGTACAAGCCTTACTCTGTCCCAGTGGTTTTGGTGTCTCTTCATTGGTATTGGAGAACTGCTGTGGGGCCAG GTAATCTCTACAATACCTACCCAATCCTTGAAGTTCCTGAAGGAGGCTGGGCATGGCATTACCAAAGAGGAGATCACCAAGGATGCAGAGGGGCTAGATGAAATTGACCATGCAGAGATGGAGCTACGCCGAGGCCAGATCCTCTGGTTCCGGGGCCTTAACCGTATCCAGACTCAG ATCGACGTAATTAACACATTCCAGACGGGAGCCTCTTTTAAGGGAGTCATAAAGCGACCGACCATGGGTCAACACCTTGATGTAAAACATGTTCCTAGCTCATCCTATGTAGCAGTTGCACCAATCAGATCTTCCCCCACCACTTCTGTTGCCGCTGCTGTTCCATCTCCTACTCTGGGCA ATCAAAGTAGTCAAAGCATTCCATAG
- the ATP2B4 gene encoding plasma membrane calcium-transporting ATPase 4 isoform X4, whose amino-acid sequence MTNPTERALPANSMVEHGEGDFGCSVMELRKLMELRSTEAMNQINAHYGGIINLCGRLKTNPVEGLSGNPADLEKRKQVFGQNLIPPKKPKTFLELVWEALQDVTLIILEIAAIISLVLSFYRPPGEENEQCGISVSSAEDEGEAEAGWIEGAAILFSVIIVVLVTAFNDWSKEKQFRGLQNRIEMEQKFSIIRNGHIIQLPVAEIVVGDIAQIKYGDLLPTDGVLIQGNDLKIDESSLTGESDLVKKSPERDPMLLSGTHVMEGSGRMVVTAVGVNSQTGIIFALLGASEGEEEKKKKAKTQDGVALEIQPLNSQEGIDNEEKEKKVAKMPKKEKSVLQGKLTRLAVQIGKAGLIMSSITVLVLILYFVIENFVIHRRPWLADCVPIYVQYFVKFFIIGITVLVVAVPEGLPLAVTISLAYSVKKMMKDNNLVRHLDACETMGNATAICSDKTGTLTMNRMTVVQAYIGDTRYRQLPSPDALVPNVLDLIVNGIALNSAYTSKILPPEKEGGLPRQVGNKTECALLGFVSDLKQNYHAVRHEVPEEKLYKVYTFNSVRKSMSTVIQKPSGGFRMYSKGASEIILRKCNRILDKKGEAVPFKNKDRDEMVRTVIEPMACEGLRTICLAYRDFNDVEPPWDNENEILTELTCIAVVGIEDPVRPEVPEAITKCKQAGITVRMVTGDNINTARAIATKCGILTPGDDFLCLEGKEFNRLIRNEKGEVEQEKLDKIWPKLRVLARSSPTDKHTLVKGIIDSTVGEQRQVVAVTGDGTNDGPALKKADVGFAMGIAGTDVAKEASDIILTDDNFTSIVKAVMWGRNVYDSISKFLQFQLTVNVVAVIVAFTGACITQDSPLKAVQMLWVNLIMDTFASLALATEPPTDSLLMRRPYGRNKPLISRTMMKNILGHAVYQLTVIFLLVFAGEKLFDIDSGRKAPLHSPPSQHYTIVFNTFVLMQLFNEINSRKIHGERNVFSGIFRNIIFCSVVLGTFVSQIFIVEFGGKPFSCTSLTLSQWFWCLFIGIGELLWGQVISTIPTQSLKFLKEAGHGITKEEITKDAEGLDEIDHAEMELRRGQILWFRGLNRIQTQIDVINTFQTGASFKGVIKRPTMGQHLDVKHVPSSSYVAVAPIRSSPTTSVAAAVPSPTLGNQSSQSIP is encoded by the exons GTCTATCTGGGAACCCAGCAGATCTGGAAAAACGTAAACAAGTGTTCGGACAGAACTTAATTCCCCCCAAAAAGCCCAAGACCTTCTTAGAATTAGTTTGGGAAGCACTTCAAGATGTCACACTCATCATCCTGGAGATTGCAGCCATCATCTCCCTCGTTCTGTCCTTCTATCGGCCGCCTGGTGAAGAAAATGAAC AGTGTGGTATATCTGTAAGTAGCGCAGAAGATGAAGGGGAAGCAGAAGCTGGCTGGATTGAGGGGGCAGCCATTCTGTTCTCGGTGATCATCGTGGTGCTAGTGACGGCCTTCAATGATTGGAGCAAAGAGAAGCAGTTCCGAGGGCTGCAGAACCGCATTGAAATGGAACAGAAATTCTCCATCATTCGAAATGGTCACATCATCCAGCTTCCTGTGGCTGAAATCGTGGTGGGTGATATAGCCCAAATCAAATATG GCGACCTGCTGCCTACAGATGGGGTCCTGATCCAGGGGAATGATCTCAAGATTGACGAGAGCTCTCTGACTGGGGAATCGGACCTTGTCAAGAAGTCCCCGGAAAGAGACCCCATGTTACTCTCAG GAACCCATGTCATGGAAGGTTCTGGCCGGATGGTAGTGACTGCTGTGGGTGTCAATTCCCAGACTGGGATCATCTTTGCCCTCTTGGGGGCCagtgagggagaagaagagaaaaagaagaaag CAAAGACTCAGGATGGAGTGGCCCTGGAAATCCAGCCACTCAACAGCCAGGAGGGGATCGACaatgaggaaaaggagaaaaaggtggCCAAGATGCCCAAGAAGGAGAAGTCAGTGCTGCAGGGCAAACTGACGCGCTTGGCTGTCCAGATCGGGAAAGCTG GTCTGATCATGTCTTCTATCACCGTTCTCGTCCTGATTCTGTACTTTGTGATTGAAAACTTCGTGATACATCGCAGACCGTGGCTAGCCGACTGCGTCCCCATCTACGTCCAGTACTTTGTCAAGTTCTTCATCATTGGTATCACTGTACTGGTGGTGGCTGTGCCAGAGGGGCTTCCACTGGCTGTCACCATTTCACTGGCCTACTCTGTGAAG AAAATGATGAAAGACAATAACCTAGTACGGCACCTGGATGCTTGTGAGACGATGGGCAATGCCACAGCCATCTGCTCTGACAAGACGGGCACACTGACCATGAACCGCATGACTGTTGTGCAAGCTTATATCGGAGATACCCGCTACCGTCAGCTCCCCAGCCCTGATGCCCTTGTGCCCAATGTCCTGGACCTTATTGTCAATGGCATTGCTCTCAACAGTGCCTATACCTCCAAGATCCTG CCtccagagaaggagggaggcctGCCACGGCAGGTGGGCAACAAGACAGAGTGTGCACTGCTGGGCTTTGTCTCAGACCTGAAGCAGAACTACCATGCGGTGCGCCATGAGGTGCCTGAGGAAAAGCTCTACAAGGTGTACACGTTCAACTCAGTACGCAAGTCCATGAGCACGGTCATCCAGAAGCCCAGCGGCGGCTTCCGCATGTACAGCAAGGGCGCCTCTGAGATCATTTTGCGCAA GTGTAATCGAATCCTGGACAAGAAAGGAGAAGCAGTGCCATTCAAGAATAAGGACCGAGATGAGATGGTGCGCACTGTCATTGAGCCGATGGCCTGTGAGGGACTCCGGACTATCTGCTTAGCTTATCGAGATTTCAATGACGTAGAGCCCCCGTGGGACAATGAGAATGAAATCCTCACTGAACTGACCTGTATTGCAGTGGTGGGCATTGAGGACCCTGTGCGCCCAGAG GTACCAGAAGCTATTACCAAATGCAAGCAAGCTGGCATTACTGTCAGAATGGTAACAGGAGACAACATCAATACAGCCCGGGCCATTGCCACCAAATGTGGCATTCTGACACCGGGGGATGACTTCCTATGCTTGGAAGGCAAAGAATTCAACCGACTTATCCGCAATGAGAAGGGCGAG GTAGAGCAAGAGAAGCTGGACAAGATCTGGCCTAAGCTTCGAGTACTGGCACGATCTTCCCCCACAGACAAGCATACATTGGTCAAAG GCATCATTGACAGTACTGTTGGGGAACAGCGGCAGGTGGTGGCTGTCACTGGTGATGGCACAAATGATGGGCCAGCTCTGAAGAAAGCAGATGTTGGTTTTGCCATG GGTATTGCAGGCACAGATGTGGCAAAGGAGGCATCAGACATCATCCTAACAGATGACAACTTTACCAGCATTGTGAAGGCAGTGATGTGGGGACGAAATGTCTATGACAGCATCTCCAAGTTCCTGCAGTTCCAGCTCACTGTCAATGTGGTGGCCGTGATCGTGGCCTTCACCGGCGCCTGCATCACTCAG GATTCCCCATTGAAAGCTGTGCAGATGCTGTGGGTTAATCTAATCATGGACACGTTTGcctcattggccctggccacagAGCCTCCCACAGATTCTCTGTTGATGCGTCGCCCCTATGGCCGAAATAAGCCTCTAATATCACGGACTATGATGAAGAACATCTTGGGCCATGCAGTGTATCAGCTCACAGTCATCTTTTTACTTGTCTTTGCCG gTGAGAAATTATTTGACATTGACAGTGGGAGAAAGGCACCCCTACATTCCCCACCCAGCCAGCACTACACCATTGTGTTCAACACTTTTGTGCTGATGCAGCTCTTCAATGAAATCAATTCACGCAAGATCCATGGAGAGAGGAATGTCTTCTCAGGCATCTTTCGTAATATTATCTTTTGTTCTGTGGTTCTCGGCACATTCGTTAGCCAG ATTTTCATCGTGGAATTTGGGGGTAAACCTTTCAGCTGTACAAGCCTTACTCTGTCCCAGTGGTTTTGGTGTCTCTTCATTGGTATTGGAGAACTGCTGTGGGGCCAG GTAATCTCTACAATACCTACCCAATCCTTGAAGTTCCTGAAGGAGGCTGGGCATGGCATTACCAAAGAGGAGATCACCAAGGATGCAGAGGGGCTAGATGAAATTGACCATGCAGAGATGGAGCTACGCCGAGGCCAGATCCTCTGGTTCCGGGGCCTTAACCGTATCCAGACTCAG ATCGACGTAATTAACACATTCCAGACGGGAGCCTCTTTTAAGGGAGTCATAAAGCGACCGACCATGGGTCAACACCTTGATGTAAAACATGTTCCTAGCTCATCCTATGTAGCAGTTGCACCAATCAGATCTTCCCCCACCACTTCTGTTGCCGCTGCTGTTCCATCTCCTACTCTGGGCA ATCAAAGTAGTCAAAGCATTCCATAG